In a genomic window of Candidatus Hydrogenedentota bacterium:
- a CDS encoding PEP-CTERM sorting domain-containing protein, whose product MRTRRRLVHYAAMLAVASYAATAAATSVLYAVGQAFAPGHGHDTGNFLWSIDLSSGAATQIAPIAAGIAGLATAPDGTLYGRSGLNLYTISTEDAGLSLVGSAASGSATSLEIMPDGRAFTLPFNADFDTAQLHSLDLNTGLQTPVGTETALLDAINLAFPDRDMTYGPFVISLGSVGDRLYGLDLETNTLLDIDPDTGYATANGAFNAAAMETLDGYWSGFAGLTGVDTDDDGINDALYGIANYYYDYALGASSARGAIGLYDLATSTWSLVGENEGVIFYSLAAGQSPPIPEPGSFALLGLGGTMLAWRKRRTLMHNR is encoded by the coding sequence ATGCGTACTCGAAGAAGATTAGTCCACTACGCGGCCATGCTGGCGGTAGCATCCTACGCAGCCACCGCCGCCGCCACATCGGTGTTGTACGCCGTCGGCCAGGCCTTCGCCCCCGGTCACGGCCACGACACCGGCAACTTCCTGTGGTCGATCGACCTCAGTAGCGGGGCCGCGACACAAATCGCCCCGATAGCCGCCGGAATCGCCGGGCTGGCAACAGCGCCAGATGGGACGCTGTACGGTCGCAGCGGATTAAACCTCTACACCATCAGTACAGAGGACGCTGGCTTGTCTCTCGTAGGAAGCGCCGCTTCCGGATCGGCCACCAGCCTGGAGATAATGCCGGATGGCCGCGCGTTTACGCTGCCGTTCAACGCGGATTTCGACACTGCGCAGCTTCACAGCCTCGACTTAAATACGGGCCTTCAAACCCCTGTCGGAACCGAGACCGCGCTCCTGGACGCCATTAACCTGGCCTTCCCCGACCGGGACATGACATACGGCCCCTTTGTCATTTCGCTGGGAAGCGTTGGCGACCGGCTTTATGGCCTTGATCTCGAGACGAACACCCTGCTCGACATCGATCCAGACACCGGGTACGCCACGGCAAATGGCGCCTTTAACGCCGCCGCCATGGAAACGCTCGATGGTTACTGGTCAGGCTTCGCCGGCCTGACGGGCGTGGATACCGACGACGACGGCATCAACGACGCCCTTTACGGCATCGCCAACTACTACTACGACTACGCCCTGGGGGCCTCGTCCGCTCGGGGGGCGATTGGGCTCTACGACCTCGCCACCAGTACCTGGTCGCTCGTGGGCGAGAACGAGGGTGTCATTTTCTACTCTCTTGCCGCCGGGCAGAGCCCTCCCATACCCGAACCAGGATCGTTTGCGCTGCTCGGTTTAGGCGGCACAATGCTGGCCTGGCGCAAGCGCAGAACTCTGATGCATAATCGCTGA
- a CDS encoding metallophosphoesterase, with the protein MKSVCVVSDLHMFCKRSHWEDHLPEIYAAAAGSDLFVFNGDTFDFKWTTLGSVEETVHQAIVFLRGLAAEFPDCRFHVNLGNHDHVQGFIDALSKLARETENLSWHPYYFRVGNTLFLHGDMATRKMSHQQLEAYRAGWLHHKKQGRVKNRVYDAAFRAGAHIAVSRLVHPPRRTLERVHAYIHDIGHGAPHGVETVYFGHTHVPVDGEYYGGVTFHNGGAPMRGMDFSLLRLQLPETA; encoded by the coding sequence ATGAAATCGGTCTGTGTCGTGTCGGATCTGCACATGTTCTGCAAGCGTTCGCACTGGGAGGATCACCTCCCGGAGATCTATGCGGCGGCGGCGGGATCGGACCTGTTTGTGTTCAATGGCGACACGTTTGATTTCAAGTGGACGACGCTCGGCAGCGTTGAAGAGACGGTTCACCAGGCGATCGTATTTCTGAGGGGGCTTGCCGCGGAGTTTCCCGACTGCCGCTTCCACGTGAACCTCGGGAACCACGATCACGTGCAGGGATTCATAGACGCGTTATCCAAGCTGGCGCGCGAGACCGAGAACCTATCCTGGCACCCGTACTATTTCCGCGTGGGCAACACGTTGTTTCTTCACGGGGACATGGCGACGCGCAAGATGAGCCACCAGCAGCTGGAGGCGTATCGCGCGGGCTGGCTCCACCACAAGAAACAGGGGCGCGTGAAGAATCGCGTGTACGACGCCGCCTTTCGGGCGGGCGCGCACATTGCGGTTTCCCGCCTGGTCCATCCGCCGCGCCGCACGCTGGAGCGCGTGCACGCCTACATCCACGACATCGGCCACGGGGCGCCGCACGGCGTCGAGACCGTGTATTTCGGGCATACGCACGTGCCGGTGGACGGGGAGTACTACGGAGGCGTGACCTTTCACAATGGGGGCGCCCCGATGCGCGGCATGGACTTCAGCCTGCTGCGGCTTCAACTTCCCGAGACGGCGTGA
- a CDS encoding glycosyltransferase yields the protein MGRNECVTAPARIRDTGWFPLSRWRIIGGSPETLNPIRPNRVKLLHVYKDFDPPVSGGIERHVALTCRFQRAHADVEALVCRDGVWTRVCERDGTRVTEAGAWFRFQGAPAAPAFPWLLRRAAADVVVLHMPNPTAELSWLLARPKAALVVRYHSDVVRQAAAMRVYAPVQRRFLADARLILPTSKAYLDSSATLAPFRGKCRAVPLGVVPEDFAEADPGAVAALRARYGDPFVLFTGRHRYYKGLPYLVEAARWINAPVVIAGDGPERPRIERLAASLGAPVHFPGHLDDAALRAHLHACAVFAFPSVARSEAFGMSIMEAHACGVPAVATGLGTGVEFINEDGKTGLNVPPRDPRALAEAVNQLLGDPEARRAMGSFARARIAREFDARAIAEQELKLYQELLT from the coding sequence GTGGGACGTAACGAATGTGTGACGGCGCCCGCAAGAATTCGTGACACCGGTTGGTTTCCGCTTTCGCGATGGCGCATAATCGGCGGGAGTCCCGAAACCCTGAACCCCATCCGGCCGAACCGCGTGAAGCTGCTGCATGTGTACAAAGACTTCGATCCGCCCGTAAGCGGCGGAATCGAGCGGCATGTGGCCCTTACCTGCCGGTTTCAGCGGGCGCACGCGGACGTCGAGGCGCTGGTCTGCCGGGATGGCGTCTGGACCCGCGTCTGCGAGCGGGACGGCACGCGCGTTACGGAGGCGGGGGCCTGGTTTCGCTTTCAGGGCGCCCCGGCGGCCCCGGCATTTCCATGGCTGCTGCGGCGCGCGGCCGCCGATGTGGTGGTGCTCCACATGCCCAACCCGACGGCGGAGCTGTCGTGGCTGCTTGCGCGCCCGAAGGCGGCGCTGGTCGTGCGGTACCACAGCGACGTGGTGCGCCAGGCGGCGGCGATGCGCGTCTACGCGCCGGTCCAGCGGCGCTTTCTGGCAGACGCGCGCCTCATCCTGCCCACGTCGAAGGCGTATCTCGACAGTTCCGCGACGCTGGCCCCCTTTCGCGGGAAGTGCCGCGCCGTGCCGCTGGGCGTTGTGCCGGAGGATTTCGCCGAAGCCGATCCGGGCGCGGTGGCGGCGCTTCGCGCGCGCTATGGCGATCCCTTCGTGCTGTTCACAGGCCGGCACCGGTATTACAAAGGGCTTCCCTACCTGGTGGAGGCCGCCCGCTGGATCAACGCGCCGGTGGTAATTGCCGGGGACGGCCCCGAGCGCCCGCGGATCGAGCGGCTTGCCGCTTCCCTCGGCGCGCCGGTACACTTCCCGGGCCATCTGGACGACGCCGCGCTCCGCGCGCACCTGCACGCGTGCGCCGTGTTCGCGTTTCCATCGGTGGCGCGCAGCGAGGCCTTCGGCATGTCGATCATGGAGGCGCACGCGTGCGGGGTTCCCGCCGTGGCGACCGGGCTGGGCACGGGCGTGGAGTTTATCAACGAGGACGGAAAAACGGGGTTGAACGTGCCGCCGCGGGATCCGCGGGCGCTGGCCGAAGCGGTCAACCAGCTGCTCGGCGACCCCGAGGCGCGGCGCGCGATGGGATCTTTCGCCCGCGCCCGCATCGCGCGCGAATTTGATGCGCGGGCCATCGCCGAACAGGAGCTCAAGCTGTATCAGGAACTGCTTACATGA
- a CDS encoding bile acid:sodium symporter family protein: MRRALQVWTEGFAFWVVLFSAAAWWMPAPFAALAPGIVPGLGVIMFGMGMSLLPGDFARVFKQPRAVACGVAGQFVVMPAIAWGIAHGLGMPPEIALGFIILGCCPGGTASNVIVYLSRGNVALSVTLTACSTLLAVFLTPLLIWRLGGAIVPVDVWGLFKSVVTIVLVPVGAGLIVHRYLGRRADAINAAFPALSVLIIVLVIAAIIAGAHDTLPQAGGILAVGVLLHNALGLALGYGLARLCGLSARDCRTIAVEVGMQNSGLGVALASKHFSAAVALPSSIFSVVHNLTGSALANYWRRYAPGNDA; encoded by the coding sequence ATGCGGCGGGCCCTGCAAGTTTGGACCGAGGGCTTCGCCTTCTGGGTGGTGTTATTCTCCGCCGCCGCCTGGTGGATGCCCGCGCCCTTCGCGGCGCTTGCGCCAGGCATCGTGCCGGGACTCGGCGTGATTATGTTCGGCATGGGGATGAGCCTCTTGCCGGGAGATTTCGCGCGCGTGTTCAAGCAGCCGAGGGCGGTGGCCTGTGGGGTCGCCGGGCAGTTCGTAGTGATGCCGGCGATCGCCTGGGGCATCGCGCACGGGCTCGGCATGCCGCCGGAAATCGCGCTGGGTTTCATCATTCTGGGATGTTGCCCGGGCGGGACCGCGTCGAACGTCATCGTGTACCTGTCGCGCGGCAATGTGGCGCTTTCGGTGACGCTGACGGCCTGCTCGACGCTGCTGGCGGTTTTCCTGACGCCCCTGCTGATCTGGCGGCTGGGCGGGGCGATTGTGCCGGTGGATGTCTGGGGCCTGTTCAAGAGCGTGGTGACCATTGTGCTCGTCCCCGTGGGGGCGGGCCTGATCGTTCACCGGTATCTTGGCCGGCGCGCGGACGCGATCAATGCGGCGTTCCCCGCGCTGTCGGTCTTGATTATCGTGCTGGTGATCGCCGCGATCATCGCGGGGGCGCACGACACCCTGCCGCAGGCCGGAGGGATTCTGGCGGTGGGAGTGTTGCTCCACAACGCCCTGGGCCTGGCGCTGGGCTATGGCCTCGCGCGGCTCTGTGGGCTGTCCGCACGCGATTGCCGGACGATTGCCGTGGAGGTGGGTATGCAGAACAGCGGCCTGGGCGTCGCGCTGGCGTCGAAGCACTTTTCGGCGGCCGTGGCGTTGCCGTCGAGCATTTTCAGCGTCGTCCACAACCTGACGGGGTCCGCGCTCGCGAACTACTGGCGCCGGTACGCGCCGGGGAATGATGCTTGA
- a CDS encoding undecaprenyl/decaprenyl-phosphate alpha-N-acetylglucosaminyl 1-phosphate transferase, producing the protein MTAEQPYLAYAYLFAVSALLAAGLTAAIRPFAMRLRVLDHPGERKVQPAPVPLLGGAAIVGAFYAVVIAHLIAFMVLDRFGLSFVNGYLDAALGDGSAIKLAAILAGGLVIFALGLADDLRNLSPPVKLAGQIAAASLLVFADVRIELFVLSNPWISGLVTIFWVVLITNAMNFLDNMDGLCGGVSVIAAFSFFLCVVPFEPLVRYLLLIFAGVTGGFLYHNLSPARIYMGDAGALFCGYFLATIAVLGTFHVEGTPRIAVAAPLLALAVPLFDMASVLYLRWRQGQALMRGDRQHFSHRLVDLGMSPRQAVEFIFLVAAIIGLGGAYLPLLDARGTILVVVQTVGVFLLIVLLMRAGGDRGRPKP; encoded by the coding sequence ATGACGGCGGAACAGCCGTATCTGGCCTACGCGTATCTTTTCGCGGTCTCGGCGCTGCTGGCGGCGGGGCTGACGGCGGCGATCCGCCCGTTTGCGATGCGGCTGCGCGTGCTCGATCATCCGGGGGAGCGCAAAGTGCAGCCCGCGCCGGTGCCGCTCCTGGGCGGCGCGGCGATCGTGGGCGCGTTCTACGCAGTCGTTATCGCGCACCTTATCGCCTTTATGGTGCTGGACCGCTTTGGGCTATCGTTCGTTAACGGCTACCTGGACGCCGCCCTGGGGGATGGCAGCGCGATAAAACTGGCGGCGATTCTCGCGGGTGGGCTCGTGATATTTGCGCTGGGCCTCGCGGATGACCTGCGGAATCTGAGCCCGCCGGTGAAGCTGGCCGGCCAGATCGCCGCGGCCAGCCTGCTCGTGTTCGCGGATGTGCGGATTGAACTGTTTGTGCTGTCGAATCCGTGGATCTCCGGGCTGGTGACGATATTCTGGGTGGTCTTAATCACGAACGCGATGAATTTTCTGGACAACATGGACGGGCTCTGCGGCGGCGTCTCGGTTATCGCCGCGTTTTCGTTCTTTCTCTGCGTCGTGCCCTTTGAGCCGCTGGTGCGCTACCTGCTCCTGATTTTCGCCGGCGTGACGGGCGGCTTTCTCTACCACAACCTCAGCCCGGCGCGAATTTACATGGGCGACGCCGGGGCGCTGTTCTGCGGCTACTTTCTCGCGACAATCGCCGTGCTGGGCACCTTTCACGTCGAGGGCACACCGCGCATCGCCGTGGCGGCCCCCTTGCTGGCGCTGGCCGTCCCGCTCTTCGATATGGCCAGCGTGCTCTACCTTCGCTGGCGCCAGGGTCAAGCGCTTATGCGGGGCGATCGCCAGCATTTCTCGCACCGGCTGGTGGATCTGGGCATGTCCCCGCGCCAGGCGGTCGAGTTCATCTTTCTCGTTGCGGCCATCATTGGGCTGGGCGGCGCGTACCTCCCGCTGCTCGATGCGCGCGGGACAATACTGGTGGTGGTGCAGACGGTCGGCGTGTTCCTGCTGATCGTGCTCTTGATGCGTGCGGGCGGGGATCGCGGGAGGCCGAAGCCATGA
- a CDS encoding O-antigen ligase family protein, with the protein MSRRRKTQAPSTTPAAPGGLWPESFASPRNALLAGFCVAGWTVILTVLGFGNNLLGLKQAGVLLAGARLEPVLMAESLHSLDIAAVLVGFVLVLGAGYVHVSLGLAVLLALRPWLDGYVYEADNLYFLWGALLLSGIWAVRQFSKPRRLHGLVPLGVLFVFWVVSAVAAATGIQYDSAYHQLLLWAGYAVVFFLAAQVSGEAASRRVFLAGFLVGLAGQALYAYPYLHYLLPFLRRQMLENPAYLASHFGGITEATPEIARRLNLNRASASMIYPNALAALLILGIPACLALTWNGVMATRASGEEALAKETRFRVLIPWGLAIFVALAVPPFLMGQLALIYALDGPPWFGGQESLAAGCVAFAGAGLAAFLFGARRHGLRRASLAAGALGCAVLVPVALGALWITYSRGAMLALAMAVTATGGLVLARRREWRLPGVGGAAIAIVLIMGLLVSLSRAAGPGIAAAQEATAPEETAPGAGLRDEGIDVTFSDLANPASLSIRLTYWRVALRMALDNPLLGVGPGNFKFAYPVYQYLGAGDVQNAHNGFLQAWCETGILGAVALAGFWIAVLWPGVVSFARSPGGRPDWLAAGLVAGILAFLLHAMLDMNLTHPTLMTFAMAAAGLLARRAPRRDEAALASFSVARAGALAVLMIAALFSGLALRPYLQYLATNGGKYVQVGDRDMLQRRFNAAAFFLADGADWARAGKPGRPPALPAREAVAILGDRDALFRLGSLLAPVPETGNFARLAPESAIPPQTVFQLERPWDAHLFVFERARAWLGEMERIDARFPADPDHAVQIARGYKLLLEQIGVKQQGQRDAIRAALEGWSGEAVRRNPLRADLIQFRGWALWACGAATAGETSLNYFKTAIAAFEQCTQLAPNEPNYHFAYREALDAIGESYARAGDVETGERYRGLAKAADAEGRRIQRMRGAFGLP; encoded by the coding sequence ATGAGCCGGCGCAGAAAGACCCAGGCGCCATCGACGACCCCGGCGGCGCCGGGGGGGCTGTGGCCGGAATCGTTCGCGAGCCCCAGGAACGCGCTGCTGGCCGGGTTCTGCGTGGCCGGCTGGACCGTGATCCTGACCGTGCTCGGGTTTGGAAATAACCTGCTGGGGCTGAAGCAGGCGGGCGTACTGCTTGCCGGGGCGCGTCTGGAGCCCGTGCTTATGGCGGAATCGCTGCACAGCCTCGATATCGCGGCGGTATTGGTTGGATTTGTGCTGGTTCTCGGGGCGGGCTATGTTCACGTTTCGCTCGGGCTCGCGGTGTTGCTCGCGCTGCGCCCGTGGCTAGATGGCTATGTGTACGAGGCCGATAATCTCTACTTTCTGTGGGGCGCGCTGCTGTTGAGCGGGATCTGGGCGGTGCGCCAGTTCTCGAAACCCCGGCGCCTGCACGGGCTGGTTCCGCTCGGGGTGCTCTTCGTATTCTGGGTGGTGAGCGCCGTGGCGGCGGCGACCGGGATCCAGTACGACTCCGCATATCACCAGCTCCTGCTGTGGGCGGGTTACGCGGTCGTCTTCTTTCTGGCGGCGCAGGTGTCCGGTGAGGCCGCGTCGCGCAGGGTATTTCTCGCCGGTTTTCTGGTGGGGCTCGCGGGCCAGGCGCTCTACGCGTATCCCTACCTCCACTACCTGCTCCCGTTTCTCCGGCGGCAAATGCTGGAAAACCCGGCCTACCTGGCCTCCCATTTCGGCGGTATTACGGAGGCGACCCCGGAAATCGCGCGCCGGCTGAACCTGAACCGCGCCTCCGCGAGCATGATCTACCCGAACGCCCTCGCGGCGCTGTTAATACTGGGGATACCAGCATGCCTGGCGCTGACGTGGAACGGCGTGATGGCCACGCGCGCGTCCGGTGAGGAGGCCCTGGCGAAGGAGACGCGCTTCCGCGTCCTAATCCCGTGGGGACTCGCAATCTTCGTGGCGCTGGCCGTTCCGCCCTTTCTGATGGGGCAGCTGGCGCTTATCTACGCCCTGGACGGCCCCCCGTGGTTTGGCGGCCAGGAATCCCTGGCGGCGGGGTGCGTCGCGTTCGCGGGCGCGGGGCTGGCGGCCTTCCTGTTCGGCGCGCGCCGCCACGGCCTGCGCCGGGCGAGCCTCGCGGCGGGCGCCCTGGGTTGCGCGGTGCTCGTCCCGGTGGCGTTGGGCGCGTTGTGGATCACCTACAGCCGGGGCGCGATGCTGGCCCTTGCGATGGCCGTTACCGCGACGGGCGGGCTCGTGTTGGCGCGGCGGCGCGAATGGCGGCTGCCGGGCGTTGGAGGGGCCGCCATCGCCATCGTGTTGATCATGGGCCTTCTTGTTTCCCTCTCGCGGGCCGCCGGACCGGGAATCGCGGCGGCGCAAGAGGCCACTGCGCCCGAAGAGACGGCGCCCGGCGCGGGCCTCCGGGACGAGGGCATCGACGTGACGTTTTCGGACCTGGCGAATCCGGCGTCGCTTTCGATACGGCTGACATACTGGCGCGTGGCGCTGCGCATGGCGCTGGACAACCCGCTGCTGGGCGTGGGGCCGGGAAACTTCAAGTTTGCCTATCCCGTATACCAGTACCTGGGCGCGGGCGATGTGCAAAACGCGCACAATGGCTTCCTGCAGGCGTGGTGTGAGACCGGTATTCTGGGCGCGGTGGCGCTGGCGGGATTCTGGATCGCCGTGCTTTGGCCCGGCGTCGTATCCTTCGCGCGATCGCCGGGCGGGCGGCCGGATTGGCTCGCGGCCGGCCTGGTGGCGGGCATCCTGGCCTTTCTGCTGCACGCAATGCTCGACATGAACCTGACCCACCCGACGCTGATGACCTTCGCCATGGCGGCCGCCGGGTTGCTCGCGCGCCGGGCGCCGCGCAGAGACGAGGCGGCGCTTGCTTCCTTTTCCGTGGCCCGCGCCGGCGCCCTGGCGGTCCTGATGATCGCCGCGCTCTTCTCGGGGCTGGCCCTGCGCCCCTACCTGCAGTATCTGGCGACCAACGGCGGGAAGTATGTGCAGGTGGGAGATCGGGACATGCTCCAGCGGCGCTTCAACGCGGCGGCCTTCTTCCTGGCGGACGGCGCGGACTGGGCACGTGCTGGCAAGCCGGGACGCCCGCCCGCGCTGCCTGCCCGCGAAGCGGTCGCCATCCTCGGCGACCGCGACGCGCTGTTTCGCCTCGGAAGCCTGCTGGCGCCCGTCCCCGAAACCGGCAATTTCGCGCGGCTCGCCCCGGAGAGCGCGATCCCGCCGCAGACCGTGTTTCAGCTGGAGCGCCCCTGGGATGCGCACCTGTTCGTCTTTGAGCGGGCGCGGGCGTGGCTTGGGGAAATGGAACGGATAGACGCCCGCTTTCCGGCCGATCCAGACCACGCTGTTCAGATTGCGCGCGGTTACAAATTGCTACTTGAACAGATTGGGGTCAAACAACAGGGCCAGCGGGACGCCATTCGCGCGGCCCTGGAGGGCTGGTCCGGCGAGGCCGTCCGCCGCAATCCGCTTCGGGCGGACCTGATCCAATTTCGGGGCTGGGCGCTCTGGGCCTGTGGCGCGGCAACGGCCGGAGAGACGAGTTTGAACTATTTCAAAACCGCGATTGCGGCTTTTGAACAGTGCACCCAACTGGCCCCCAATGAGCCAAACTACCATTTCGCGTACCGGGAAGCATTGGACGCGATCGGGGAATCCTATGCGCGCGCGGGGGATGTGGAAACCGGGGAGCGCTATCGCGGCCTGGCGAAGGCGGCCGATGCGGAGGGGCGCAGAATTCAGCGGATGCGCGGCGCCTTCGGTTTGCCCTGA
- a CDS encoding VCBS repeat-containing protein, translated as MAVRARFSSTLVLSTVLAVGAMFQTGCPDPNPDPDPDPETRSVFFRLPRTFTAGVAPDAVVTGDLNGDAFPDLATANALDGTIRVWRSSGGGNYAAPEDIATGGSEPRALALVDLDGDGITDIVAANAASDDISVIRGTADGAYQPAELWPLTEGAVPRDVAALDVNGDGLLDLVAASSGIGAISILLAIPEGGYAPAMDVAAGGGVRSLATGDLNNDGLPDLVAANRDDNSLSVFLNDGSDTFAAPVNLPTGTAPRLVRIADLDRDGWPDLIASNPGSSAIAVHPGAGGGAFDPVVFTALDANPTRFALADYTGDGNLDILAVMFASAADTVSSGELLLLAGDGRGRFSERARYHAGAGVVDIAPADINRDGRVDAVACNLARDTMLVIEASAANTLNAERRFPAGARPRIVAAGDLNRDNNLDLVVGNLESNDVTVLLGDGTGSFEPGRSVAAGGPARALALGHLNGDNHLDLVVTNLNQSRVAVLLGNGGGTFQSPVFFSVRGSDSTRSAEPRSVALGDLDGDGNLDIVTGNANRDAVAVLLGDGSGAFEDAVEYAAGNFPLDVHLADVDRDGRLDVVLVNGVDIDGSGTQTSAMRVIPGKGDGTLDLDRMTAYVANAAPGSLAVADLDGDGDLDVVTSHRLLGSVQLFINRGDGSFGGSGVVAAGPSPNSVGVADLNRDGRLDIYTTNDNGEVAIRLRRASLLYERAENVPAGSLPIAALAVDLNGDGQLDLAVPNRDTDDVSVILGRSG; from the coding sequence ATGGCAGTCCGGGCGCGCTTTTCTTCCACACTCGTTCTTTCGACCGTCCTGGCGGTTGGCGCGATGTTCCAGACCGGCTGCCCGGATCCCAACCCAGATCCGGATCCCGACCCGGAAACCCGCTCGGTGTTCTTCCGCCTGCCCCGAACCTTTACGGCGGGCGTTGCGCCGGACGCCGTCGTCACCGGCGACCTTAACGGCGACGCCTTCCCCGATCTCGCCACGGCCAACGCCCTCGACGGCACGATCCGCGTCTGGCGCTCCTCGGGCGGCGGCAACTATGCGGCGCCGGAAGATATCGCGACCGGCGGCTCCGAGCCGCGCGCCCTCGCCCTCGTGGATCTCGACGGGGACGGCATCACCGATATTGTGGCCGCCAACGCCGCGAGCGATGATATCTCCGTGATCCGGGGCACGGCCGATGGCGCCTACCAGCCCGCGGAGTTGTGGCCTCTCACGGAAGGCGCCGTGCCGCGGGATGTCGCCGCGCTGGACGTCAACGGGGACGGGCTCCTGGACCTCGTGGCCGCAAGCAGCGGAATCGGCGCCATCTCGATCCTTCTGGCCATCCCCGAGGGGGGCTATGCACCCGCCATGGATGTTGCCGCGGGCGGCGGCGTACGATCATTGGCGACCGGCGACCTCAACAACGACGGCCTCCCCGATCTCGTCGCCGCAAACCGCGACGACAACTCGCTCTCCGTATTCCTCAACGACGGATCGGACACCTTCGCCGCGCCGGTCAACCTGCCCACCGGCACGGCGCCACGCCTCGTCCGGATCGCGGATCTTGATCGCGACGGGTGGCCGGACCTTATTGCGAGCAATCCCGGGTCCAGCGCGATCGCCGTCCACCCGGGCGCGGGCGGCGGGGCCTTCGATCCCGTCGTATTTACGGCCCTGGACGCCAACCCCACCCGCTTCGCCCTGGCCGACTACACCGGGGACGGCAATCTCGACATTCTCGCCGTGATGTTCGCCAGCGCGGCCGACACCGTCTCTTCGGGTGAACTCCTGTTGCTGGCCGGCGACGGGCGCGGCCGTTTTTCCGAGCGCGCGCGCTACCATGCCGGCGCGGGCGTGGTGGACATCGCCCCCGCGGACATCAACCGGGACGGGCGCGTGGACGCCGTCGCCTGCAACCTGGCAAGGGATACCATGCTCGTCATCGAAGCGTCCGCGGCCAACACCCTGAACGCGGAGCGGCGCTTCCCGGCCGGCGCGCGCCCGCGCATCGTGGCGGCGGGCGACCTCAACCGGGACAACAACCTTGACCTGGTCGTGGGGAACCTTGAAAGCAACGACGTCACCGTGCTTCTCGGCGATGGAACCGGCAGCTTCGAACCGGGCCGTTCCGTGGCCGCCGGGGGGCCGGCCCGCGCGCTCGCGCTGGGCCACCTGAACGGCGACAACCACCTTGACCTGGTAGTAACCAACCTGAACCAGAGCCGGGTGGCCGTTCTGCTGGGCAATGGCGGCGGGACATTCCAAAGCCCTGTGTTCTTCTCCGTGCGCGGGTCCGATTCAACGCGTTCCGCCGAGCCGCGCTCCGTGGCCCTTGGCGACCTGGACGGCGACGGGAACCTCGATATCGTCACCGGCAACGCCAACCGCGACGCCGTGGCCGTGCTGCTCGGTGATGGATCCGGCGCTTTCGAGGACGCGGTCGAATACGCCGCGGGCAATTTCCCGCTGGATGTCCACCTCGCGGATGTCGACCGCGACGGGCGCCTGGACGTGGTCCTCGTCAATGGTGTGGACATCGACGGTTCGGGCACGCAAACCTCGGCGATGCGGGTGATCCCCGGCAAAGGCGACGGTACGCTGGATCTGGATCGCATGACGGCCTACGTGGCCAACGCGGCGCCCGGCAGCCTGGCCGTGGCGGATCTCGATGGCGACGGCGACCTCGACGTGGTGACCTCACACCGGCTGCTGGGGAGCGTCCAGCTCTTCATCAACCGCGGCGACGGGAGCTTCGGCGGCAGCGGTGTGGTGGCGGCCGGCCCGTCGCCCAATTCCGTGGGGGTCGCCGACCTGAATCGCGATGGCCGCCTGGATATCTACACCACCAACGATAATGGCGAAGTAGCGATCCGATTGCGCCGGGCGAGCCTGCTCTACGAGCGGGCCGAAAACGTGCCCGCCGGCAGCCTCCCGATCGCGGCGCTCGCGGTCGATTTGAACGGCGACGGGCAGCTGGATCTTGCGGTTCCAAACCGGGACACCGACGACGTTTCCGTGATCCTTGGCCGCAGTGGCTGA